In a genomic window of Candidatus Syntrophosphaera sp.:
- the mutS gene encoding DNA mismatch repair protein MutS, which yields MLKQLQEVKQAHPDKLILFRMGDFYETFFEDAHTASRILNITLTSRDKKNDNPVPLAGFPYHALDTYLDKLIKAGIKVAICEQIEDPKLAKGLVKREVVEIITPGTVLDQSLIGGSANNFLCALYYEDEKRKLGLANLDLSTGEFSFTEVQLGDLANELARIRPSEVIVPSIAAESLVKSLDLENKPTITIFDSWQFKPSEAASILKKHFRVHSLEAFGAQGKILGSTASGAALAYVQSLYKVPLTHIAALRFYSLDSFMQLDEISRRNLELTKSIRYGDRHGSLLAVIDQTQTPMGSRLIQYWLLHPLLEKQQILQRQSTLKAFLSNTAYLKDVCNCLREIGDISRLVSKLGALRINPRELVALRSYLLTMAELKEKLSAYKHPLLEAYSVRLGGFDDLIETIGRAIRPKPPITITEGGIFNPGYDKDLDELLEIIHDGKSWIARLEEDERNKTGISNLKIGYNRVFGYYIEVGAAHVAKVPDYYTAKQTLVNSQRYISPRLKEFEAKVLSSEEKVKNLEHELYRELRQKLALELELLQRLGETVALIDVHSCLAHLAWQNDYCCPEFSPDRSLTVIGGRHPVIEKLIDEDFIPNDTFLDYPETSIAIITGPNMAGKSTYLRQVGLLAILAQMGSFVPAQKLVLPVFDRVFTRVGASDNLAQGQSTFLVEMIETANILHTASSDSLILLDEIGRGTSTFDGLSLAWAIIEYIQKFKHTLTLFATHYHELTELENIYPDIKNYNVLVKEFNDQMIFLRKIERGGADQSYGIQVARLAGIPDRVIRRAREILKNLEEHEISPQGLTASIRRKLNQNSPQLELYEVLADKAAELDPIIAEIKDINLDELTPIEAWQKLKELQDRL from the coding sequence ATGCTCAAACAACTGCAGGAGGTCAAACAGGCGCATCCGGACAAGCTGATCCTTTTCCGCATGGGGGATTTCTATGAAACCTTTTTCGAAGACGCCCACACGGCTTCCCGCATCCTGAACATCACCCTCACCTCACGAGATAAAAAGAACGACAACCCAGTGCCCCTGGCCGGCTTTCCCTACCACGCCCTGGACACCTATCTGGACAAGCTGATCAAAGCCGGGATCAAAGTGGCCATCTGTGAGCAGATCGAAGACCCCAAACTGGCCAAGGGGCTGGTCAAACGTGAGGTCGTGGAGATCATCACCCCGGGGACGGTTCTGGACCAGTCTCTGATCGGGGGCAGCGCCAACAACTTCCTCTGCGCCCTGTATTATGAAGACGAGAAACGAAAGCTCGGCCTGGCCAATCTGGACCTATCCACCGGAGAATTCAGCTTCACGGAAGTGCAGCTTGGCGACCTGGCCAACGAACTGGCCCGGATCAGGCCCAGCGAGGTGATCGTTCCCAGCATCGCGGCCGAAAGCCTGGTCAAAAGCCTGGACCTGGAAAACAAGCCCACCATAACCATCTTCGACAGTTGGCAATTCAAGCCCTCGGAAGCTGCCTCCATTCTCAAGAAACACTTCCGGGTCCATTCCCTGGAGGCGTTTGGGGCGCAGGGCAAAATCCTGGGTTCCACCGCTTCCGGTGCCGCGCTGGCTTATGTGCAGTCGTTGTACAAAGTGCCTCTCACCCACATCGCCGCGCTCAGGTTCTATTCCCTGGATAGTTTCATGCAACTCGACGAGATCAGCCGGCGCAATCTGGAACTGACCAAATCCATCCGCTACGGCGACAGGCACGGCAGCCTGCTGGCCGTGATCGACCAAACCCAGACCCCGATGGGCTCGCGGCTGATCCAATATTGGCTGCTGCACCCACTTTTAGAAAAGCAGCAGATACTCCAGCGCCAGTCAACTCTCAAAGCCTTTCTCTCCAACACCGCCTATCTGAAAGACGTCTGCAATTGCCTGCGCGAGATCGGCGACATTTCCCGCCTGGTTTCCAAACTGGGTGCGCTGCGCATCAATCCGCGGGAACTGGTGGCGCTCAGGTCCTATCTGCTGACCATGGCCGAGTTGAAAGAAAAGCTTAGCGCCTACAAGCATCCACTGCTTGAGGCTTACTCAGTGCGGCTCGGTGGTTTTGACGATCTGATCGAAACCATAGGCAGGGCCATCCGTCCCAAACCTCCCATCACCATAACCGAGGGCGGCATCTTCAATCCAGGTTATGACAAGGACCTGGACGAACTGCTGGAGATAATCCACGATGGCAAATCCTGGATTGCCCGCCTTGAAGAGGACGAACGCAACAAAACCGGGATATCCAACCTCAAGATCGGCTACAACAGGGTTTTTGGCTATTACATCGAGGTCGGTGCCGCGCATGTGGCCAAAGTCCCGGATTATTACACTGCCAAACAGACCCTGGTCAATTCCCAACGCTATATCTCCCCACGGCTCAAAGAGTTTGAGGCCAAGGTGCTCAGTTCCGAAGAGAAGGTCAAAAACCTGGAGCATGAGTTGTATCGGGAATTGCGCCAGAAGCTGGCCCTGGAACTCGAATTGCTGCAAAGACTGGGAGAGACCGTCGCCCTTATCGACGTCCATAGCTGCCTGGCACATCTGGCCTGGCAGAATGATTACTGCTGCCCGGAATTCAGCCCTGACCGCTCTCTCACCGTCATTGGCGGCCGCCATCCCGTGATCGAGAAACTGATCGACGAGGATTTCATCCCCAATGATACATTCCTGGATTATCCGGAAACTTCCATCGCCATCATCACCGGGCCCAACATGGCAGGCAAATCCACCTATCTGCGCCAGGTGGGGCTCCTGGCCATCCTTGCCCAGATGGGCAGTTTCGTGCCCGCCCAAAAACTGGTCCTGCCTGTCTTCGACCGCGTTTTCACCCGCGTGGGCGCTTCAGACAACCTCGCCCAGGGACAAAGCACGTTCCTGGTGGAGATGATCGAAACGGCCAACATCCTGCATACCGCCAGCTCCGATTCGCTGATCCTGCTTGACGAGATAGGCCGCGGCACTTCCACTTTCGACGGACTCAGCCTGGCCTGGGCCATCATCGAATACATCCAGAAATTCAAACACACCCTCACCCTCTTCGCCACCCACTACCACGAACTGACCGAACTGGAGAACATCTATCCGGACATCAAGAACTACAACGTGCTGGTGAAGGAATTCAACGACCAGATGATCTTTCTGCGCAAGATCGAACGGGGCGGGGCTGACCAGAGCTATGGCATCCAGGTGGCCAGGCTGGCCGGGATCCCCGACCGCGTTATCCGCCGCGCCCGCGAGATCCTGAAAAACCTTGAAGAACACGAGATCTCGCCTCAGGGCCTGACTGCCTCCATCCGCAGGAAACTGAACCAAAATTCCCCTCAGCTCGAACTGTATGAAGTTCTGGCGGACAAAGCCGCGGAACTCGATCCGATCATTGCTGAGATCAAAGACATCAACCTCGACGAACTCACACCCATCGAGGCCTGGCAAAAATTAAAGGAATTGCAGGACAGATTATGA